The following proteins are co-located in the Labrys monachus genome:
- a CDS encoding aminotransferase-like domain-containing protein encodes MTGFESVSVLGWEVLSILFMKRDNRLPAVIQSLRDAVASARPGTRLPSVRTLVQNHRVSPATVERAFARLVGEGLIEPRPGQGTFVRQPPESATEGCDFSWQSIALGAARADGGPMGTLLTVPPPESLILSRGYLPPDLQASGLLATALRQAAGRAELWDRLPIEGMEPLRAWFAHQVGDGGVFSPHDVIICSGGQAAIATTLRALVSPGRPVLMETPTYTGAISAARAAGLELVPVAMDDQGVRPDLLADAFRQTGARVFYSQPTFSNPSGTVLSAERRAAVLDIAAEARAFIIEDDWARDLDLAGTAPAPLAAGDRHGHVVYIRSLAKSAAPGLRVAAIIARGAACARLKAARGSDDFFVSGPLQAAALAVVSAPGWKRHLGAARAALMERRDALVGALRIELGDRVTFQVPDGGMHLWLRLPDHISDSALAADMAREGVIVSAGRAWFPADPEGSFLRLTFAAAPACLREGARRLGPVIRQGM; translated from the coding sequence GTGACGGGCTTCGAAAGCGTTTCCGTCCTTGGATGGGAAGTGTTATCCATTTTATTCATGAAAAGAGATAACAGACTTCCAGCCGTTATTCAATCGCTGCGGGATGCGGTGGCGTCCGCCCGGCCGGGCACCCGCCTTCCATCGGTGCGCACCCTCGTCCAAAACCATCGCGTCAGTCCTGCGACGGTGGAGCGCGCCTTCGCCCGGCTGGTTGGCGAGGGCCTGATCGAGCCCCGCCCCGGTCAGGGCACCTTCGTCCGTCAGCCGCCGGAAAGCGCGACCGAAGGGTGCGATTTCTCCTGGCAGTCGATCGCGCTCGGGGCCGCGCGCGCCGACGGTGGGCCGATGGGCACTCTGTTGACCGTGCCGCCGCCCGAAAGCCTGATCCTGAGCAGGGGTTACCTGCCGCCGGACCTTCAGGCTTCCGGCCTGCTGGCGACGGCGCTGCGCCAGGCCGCCGGGCGGGCCGAACTTTGGGACCGCCTGCCGATCGAGGGCATGGAGCCTTTGCGGGCATGGTTCGCGCACCAGGTGGGCGACGGCGGCGTGTTCTCGCCCCATGACGTCATCATCTGCAGCGGTGGACAGGCCGCCATCGCCACGACCTTGCGCGCGCTCGTCTCGCCCGGGCGCCCGGTCCTCATGGAGACGCCGACCTATACGGGGGCCATTTCGGCCGCCCGCGCGGCAGGCCTCGAGCTGGTCCCCGTGGCGATGGACGATCAGGGTGTCCGGCCGGACCTGCTGGCGGATGCCTTCCGGCAGACCGGAGCACGCGTCTTCTATAGTCAGCCGACCTTTTCAAATCCGTCCGGCACCGTCCTGTCGGCAGAGCGGCGCGCCGCCGTTCTAGACATCGCGGCAGAGGCGCGGGCCTTCATCATCGAGGACGACTGGGCGCGCGATCTCGATCTGGCGGGCACGGCTCCCGCGCCGCTCGCCGCTGGCGATCGGCACGGGCACGTCGTCTATATCCGTTCCCTCGCCAAGTCGGCCGCGCCGGGATTGAGGGTCGCGGCCATCATCGCACGCGGGGCTGCCTGCGCCCGTCTCAAGGCGGCGCGCGGCAGCGACGACTTCTTCGTTTCCGGCCCCTTGCAGGCGGCTGCCCTGGCGGTTGTCTCCGCACCGGGCTGGAAGCGGCATCTCGGTGCGGCGCGGGCGGCCTTGATGGAGCGCCGGGATGCCCTTGTCGGCGCATTGCGCATCGAGCTGGGGGATCGCGTCACGTTCCAGGTGCCGGACGGCGGCATGCATCTCTGGCTGCGGCTGCCGGATCACATCTCGGATAGCGCGCTCGCGGCCGACATGGCCCGGGAGGGCGTCATCGTCAGCGCTGGTCGTGCATGGTTCCCGGCTGACCCCGAAGGCTCGTTCCTGCGGCTGACATTCGCAGCCGCGCCCGCCTGTCTTCGCGAAGGGGCGAGGCGGCTCGGGCCGGTTATCCGGCAAGGAATGTAG
- a CDS encoding DUF1178 family protein: MIRFSLVCDQGHAFESWFRDGASFDEQAERGLLSCPTCSSSKIAKAIMAPQVARKDREVPEPQKPVALVSPEEATVRLKIRELRAMLTEHSDYVGEDFAEQARRMHEGEIKHRSIYGEAKSDDVRGLIDDGIEVYPLPNLPDDLN, translated from the coding sequence GTGATCCGTTTTTCGTTGGTCTGCGATCAGGGTCACGCGTTCGAAAGCTGGTTCCGGGACGGGGCATCCTTCGACGAGCAGGCCGAGCGCGGCCTGCTGAGCTGCCCCACCTGTTCCTCGTCCAAGATCGCCAAGGCGATCATGGCGCCGCAGGTGGCGCGCAAGGACCGCGAGGTTCCCGAGCCGCAGAAGCCGGTCGCCCTGGTTTCGCCGGAGGAGGCGACGGTTCGCCTGAAGATCCGCGAGCTGCGCGCCATGCTGACGGAACATTCGGACTATGTCGGCGAGGACTTCGCCGAGCAGGCGCGCAGGATGCACGAGGGCGAGATCAAGCACCGCTCGATCTATGGCGAGGCCAAGTCGGACGACGTGCGCGGCCTGATCGACGACGGCATCGAGGTCTATCCGCTGCCCAACCTTCCCGACGACCTGAACTGA
- a CDS encoding carbon-nitrogen hydrolase family protein: MRFKAAVLQMRSGLVPSENVATVAAAAREAKAAGADYLQTPEMTTVVNRDRAAMMAVIGDDASNPELDAFRAIARDNAIHLHIGSMAVRVGDKAANRAFVIDPAGEVVAVYDKIHLFDVDLAGGESWRESNAYVGGSNAVAVDLPFARLGIAICYDVRFPQLFRAYGDAGADVITAPACFTRQTGEAHWHVLQRARAIENGAWMISAAQVGHHDDGRDTYGHSVIVDPWGRVVADAGEALGLIYAEVDVHAVAATRGKIPNLRNARPFTVTTQPALRAAE, translated from the coding sequence ATGCGCTTCAAAGCTGCCGTCCTCCAGATGCGCTCCGGCCTCGTGCCGTCCGAGAATGTCGCGACCGTCGCCGCCGCCGCCCGCGAGGCGAAGGCGGCCGGGGCCGACTATCTGCAGACGCCGGAGATGACCACCGTCGTCAACCGCGACCGGGCGGCGATGATGGCGGTGATCGGCGATGACGCCTCCAATCCCGAGCTCGACGCCTTCCGCGCCATCGCCCGCGACAACGCCATTCACCTCCATATCGGCTCGATGGCGGTGCGGGTCGGCGACAAGGCCGCCAACCGCGCCTTCGTCATCGATCCCGCGGGCGAGGTCGTCGCCGTCTACGACAAGATCCATTTGTTCGACGTCGACCTGGCGGGCGGCGAGAGCTGGCGCGAATCCAATGCCTATGTCGGCGGTTCCAACGCGGTCGCGGTCGACCTGCCCTTCGCCCGGCTCGGCATCGCCATCTGCTACGATGTCCGCTTTCCGCAATTGTTCCGCGCCTATGGCGATGCCGGCGCCGACGTGATCACCGCGCCCGCCTGCTTCACGCGGCAGACCGGCGAGGCGCATTGGCATGTGCTGCAGCGCGCCCGCGCCATCGAGAACGGCGCCTGGATGATTTCCGCCGCGCAGGTCGGCCATCACGACGACGGCCGCGACACCTATGGCCACTCCGTCATCGTCGATCCCTGGGGCCGCGTCGTCGCCGATGCCGGCGAGGCGCTGGGCCTCATCTACGCCGAGGTCGACGTCCACGCCGTCGCCGCCACCCGCGGCAAGATTCCCAATCTCCGCAATGCCCGGCCTTTCACGGTGACGACGCAACCGGCGCTGAGGGCTGCCGAGTGA
- the grxC gene encoding glutaredoxin 3, producing the protein MPPVVIYTKSWCPYCRDAKSLLDKKGVPFQEIDVDGKPDLQAAMSVKAHGRRSVPQIFIGETHVGGCDDLYDLDAAGKLDDLLAA; encoded by the coding sequence ATGCCGCCCGTTGTGATCTACACCAAATCCTGGTGCCCCTATTGCAGGGACGCCAAGTCGCTCCTCGACAAAAAGGGCGTCCCGTTCCAGGAAATCGACGTCGACGGCAAGCCGGATCTGCAGGCGGCGATGAGCGTCAAGGCGCATGGCCGCCGCAGCGTGCCGCAGATCTTCATCGGCGAAACCCATGTCGGCGGCTGCGACGACCTGTATGATCTCGACGCGGCAGGCAAGCTCGACGATCTCCTCGCGGCCTGA
- a CDS encoding ComF family protein — protein MPVWAMSGAARLPPSALSLLARAGSRLIDVVLPPRCLACQASTASHAGLCVACWQKLSLIERPFCERLGIPFVYDHGDGMVCAQAIANPPAYGKARAAARYEGVAIDLVHRLKYGDRVDIAPFMGRLMAQAGRDILAGADMLIPVPLHRLRLWRRRFNQAALLAREVSRRSGVAYEPLLLTRPRRTAHQVGLSRNERARNVQGAFAVPQANRPAIAGRHIVLVDDVLTSGATSEAAARALLRAGAAQVDILVFARVATPIE, from the coding sequence TTGCCAGTCTGGGCCATGTCCGGTGCGGCCCGCCTCCCTCCTTCCGCCTTGTCGCTGCTGGCCCGGGCCGGCAGCCGGCTCATCGACGTCGTGCTGCCGCCGCGCTGTCTCGCCTGCCAGGCCTCGACCGCCTCGCATGCCGGCCTCTGCGTCGCCTGCTGGCAGAAGCTTTCGCTGATCGAGCGCCCCTTCTGCGAAAGGCTCGGCATCCCCTTCGTGTACGACCACGGCGACGGCATGGTCTGCGCGCAGGCGATCGCCAATCCGCCCGCCTATGGCAAGGCCCGCGCCGCGGCGCGCTACGAGGGCGTGGCGATCGACCTCGTCCATCGTCTCAAATATGGCGACCGCGTCGACATTGCGCCGTTCATGGGCCGGCTGATGGCGCAGGCCGGCCGCGACATCCTCGCCGGGGCCGACATGCTGATTCCCGTACCGCTGCACCGCCTGAGGCTGTGGCGCCGGCGCTTCAACCAGGCGGCGCTGCTCGCCCGCGAGGTCTCGCGCCGCTCGGGCGTCGCCTATGAGCCCCTGCTCCTCACCCGCCCGCGGCGGACCGCGCACCAGGTCGGCCTCAGCCGCAACGAGCGCGCCCGCAACGTGCAGGGCGCCTTCGCCGTGCCGCAGGCGAACCGGCCCGCCATCGCCGGCAGGCATATCGTGCTCGTCGACGACGTGCTCACCTCCGGCGCGACGAGCGAGGCCGCCGCGCGGGCCCTGCTGCGCGCCGGCGCCGCCCAGGTCGACATCCTCGTCTTTGCCCGCGTGGCCACGCCGATCGAGTAG
- a CDS encoding Crp/Fnr family transcriptional regulator codes for MSVPLRTAIARLDLFAGASPEDIDAVAGLAVEQRFRDGETIFSRGAPGEGMLILMQGCIRLSIVSAEGRELILREAEAGDVIGEIAVLDGGRRTADAMAIGPVTAGFVGRTPFARLLAARPALQMPILQVLCSRLRDTTDQLESIALYPLEARLARFLLWHVRRHGRTRADGARSAPLTISQSAIASFVGASRPKINRLLAAFEESRAIERRGAIIHCDIAALRRLAQMDGEADTPEERAPPDGRDAARG; via the coding sequence ATGTCCGTCCCCCTCCGTACCGCCATCGCCCGCCTTGACCTCTTCGCCGGGGCGAGCCCCGAGGACATCGACGCCGTGGCCGGGCTCGCCGTCGAGCAGCGCTTCCGCGACGGCGAAACGATCTTTTCGCGCGGGGCGCCCGGCGAAGGCATGCTGATCCTGATGCAGGGATGCATCCGCCTGTCGATCGTGTCGGCGGAAGGGCGCGAACTCATCCTGCGCGAGGCCGAGGCCGGCGACGTCATCGGCGAGATCGCGGTGCTCGACGGCGGGCGGCGAACCGCCGACGCCATGGCGATCGGCCCGGTGACCGCCGGCTTCGTCGGCCGGACGCCGTTCGCCCGCCTGCTCGCCGCAAGGCCGGCGCTGCAGATGCCGATCCTGCAGGTCTTGTGCTCCCGGCTGCGCGACACCACCGACCAGCTCGAATCGATCGCGCTCTATCCGCTGGAGGCCCGGCTGGCCCGGTTCCTGCTTTGGCATGTGAGGCGCCATGGCCGCACCCGCGCCGACGGGGCCCGCAGCGCGCCCCTCACCATCTCCCAGAGCGCCATCGCCAGCTTCGTCGGGGCCAGCCGGCCCAAGATCAACCGCCTGCTGGCCGCCTTCGAGGAGAGCCGTGCGATCGAGCGGCGCGGCGCCATCATCCATTGCGACATCGCCGCCCTTCGGCGGCTCGCGCAGATGGACGGCGAGGCCGACACGCCGGAGGAACGGGCGCCGCCGGACGGGCGGGACGCCGCGCGTGGCTGA
- a CDS encoding CHASE2 domain-containing protein, which produces MADPAFRPAIATGLAAFSLGIGFLVFDPGGLARALREAAFDLVEAHVPARRQPGGVVVVDIDRASLAAKGAWPWRRAALADLLAKLQQAHPSVIGIDILLDGPDRRAPAPLLRMLARTTGRSDLDAVADSLPDDDKYLGEVIARSDVVLGLLLDQDGKDAAPFAAPILSMGGVPAQRPLSQEADGIDAPLPGLVDGAVAVGALSLSAGPGGARVRSVPVFVRGGREIYAGFAMEVFRDAEQASAFVLERGGETVSVGDRAVPLREGASMRLHFTPPASWAARTLPASDVLDGKVAPDRLRGRIVLVGTSAPEAGALLATAADPLTPTVQVHAEAIEGLRSGDLPQRIPHPAIAEPLAAAALGLAALGAALWLGPLLAIAALLGLVLAWAGLSVGLFAGAGLLADPVGPLIPAVAAANAALVVMFARTRKLRHAIERKFGRYLSPEIVRRLAAAPEELKIEGELREVTALFSDIEGFTTMSESAEPRTLVGALDAYFEGVCAIVIRHGGMVDKIVGDAVHGLFNAPLDLAGHARAALDCAVEIGRFTAEFRLREDARALGFGRTRIGFETGPVIVGDVGGLGHLDYTAHGDAVNSAARLEAINKQFGTTICLGARAAAAIGDQERLRPLGTVTLRGRAAGTAVFSPWPDDATAERRSLYHAAYAAMAEDRTRALCLFRDLACRWPEDPATAYWVRTLGTAEPPR; this is translated from the coding sequence GTGGCTGATCCCGCCTTCAGGCCGGCGATCGCCACGGGGCTCGCCGCCTTCTCGCTCGGCATCGGCTTCCTCGTGTTCGATCCCGGCGGACTGGCGCGCGCGCTGCGGGAAGCGGCGTTCGATCTCGTCGAGGCGCATGTCCCCGCACGGCGGCAGCCCGGCGGCGTGGTGGTGGTCGACATCGACCGGGCGAGCCTGGCGGCCAAGGGGGCGTGGCCCTGGCGGCGCGCGGCTCTCGCCGATCTCCTTGCCAAGCTTCAGCAGGCGCATCCCTCGGTGATCGGCATCGACATCCTGCTCGACGGCCCGGACCGACGCGCGCCGGCGCCGCTGCTGAGGATGCTCGCGCGCACCACGGGCCGCAGCGATCTAGACGCCGTCGCCGACAGCCTGCCGGACGACGACAAATATCTCGGCGAGGTGATCGCCCGGTCGGACGTCGTGCTCGGCCTGCTGCTCGACCAGGACGGCAAGGACGCCGCTCCCTTTGCCGCGCCGATCCTGTCGATGGGCGGCGTGCCGGCGCAGCGGCCTCTGTCGCAGGAGGCCGACGGCATCGACGCGCCGCTGCCCGGCCTCGTCGACGGCGCCGTGGCCGTCGGCGCGCTGTCCCTTTCCGCCGGCCCGGGCGGCGCCCGGGTGCGCAGCGTCCCGGTCTTCGTGCGCGGCGGCAGGGAGATCTATGCCGGTTTCGCCATGGAGGTCTTCCGCGATGCCGAGCAGGCCTCGGCCTTCGTGCTGGAGCGCGGCGGGGAGACCGTCTCGGTCGGCGACCGTGCCGTGCCGCTGCGGGAGGGCGCCTCCATGCGCCTGCATTTCACCCCGCCGGCGAGCTGGGCGGCGCGCACGCTCCCGGCGAGCGACGTGCTGGACGGCAAGGTGGCGCCGGATCGCCTGCGCGGCCGCATCGTGCTGGTCGGCACCAGCGCGCCGGAGGCCGGCGCCCTGCTCGCCACCGCCGCCGATCCGCTCACCCCGACGGTGCAGGTCCATGCCGAGGCGATCGAGGGGCTGCGGTCGGGCGACCTGCCGCAACGCATCCCCCATCCCGCCATCGCCGAGCCGCTCGCGGCGGCGGCGCTCGGCCTCGCCGCCCTCGGCGCCGCCCTATGGCTCGGCCCGCTCCTCGCCATCGCGGCGCTGCTCGGCCTCGTCCTCGCCTGGGCGGGCCTGTCCGTCGGCCTGTTCGCCGGGGCGGGCCTGCTGGCCGATCCGGTCGGGCCGCTCATCCCCGCCGTCGCCGCCGCGAACGCGGCGCTTGTGGTGATGTTCGCCCGCACTCGCAAGCTGCGCCACGCGATCGAGCGCAAATTCGGGCGCTATTTGTCGCCGGAGATCGTCAGGCGGCTGGCCGCCGCGCCGGAGGAACTCAAGATCGAGGGAGAATTGCGGGAGGTCACGGCGCTGTTCTCCGATATCGAGGGCTTCACCACCATGTCGGAAAGCGCCGAGCCCCGCACGCTGGTGGGGGCGCTCGACGCCTATTTCGAGGGCGTCTGCGCCATCGTCATCCGCCATGGCGGCATGGTCGACAAGATCGTCGGCGATGCGGTGCACGGGCTCTTCAACGCGCCGCTCGACCTCGCCGGCCATGCGCGCGCCGCCCTCGACTGCGCCGTGGAGATCGGCCGCTTCACCGCCGAATTCCGCCTGCGGGAGGACGCCAGGGCGCTCGGCTTCGGGCGCACCCGCATCGGCTTCGAGACCGGGCCGGTGATCGTCGGCGATGTCGGCGGCCTCGGCCATCTCGACTACACCGCCCATGGCGACGCGGTGAACTCGGCGGCGCGGCTGGAGGCGATCAACAAGCAGTTCGGCACGACGATCTGCCTCGGGGCGCGCGCCGCCGCCGCCATCGGCGATCAGGAGCGCCTGCGCCCGCTCGGCACCGTCACGCTGCGCGGTCGCGCCGCGGGCACCGCCGTCTTCAGTCCGTGGCCGGACGATGCGACCGCTGAACGGCGCAGCCTCTACCATGCCGCCTATGCGGCGATGGCAGAGGACCGGACGAGGGCGCTCTGCCTCTTCCGCGACCTCGCCTGCCGATGGCCGGAGGATCCGGCCACCGCCTATTGGGTGAGGACGCTCGGGACGGCGGAGCCGCCGCGCTGA
- a CDS encoding LysE family translocator, giving the protein MTPEFLLTCLIVVVSPGTGVVYTLAAGLSRGARASIVAALGCTLGIIPHMAAAILGLAAILHASALAFQAFKFAGVAYLLYMAWRTLGERGPLDVEAGAGERTASQVMAGAVLVNLLNPKLSIFFLAFLPQFIQADDPHPLGRALLLGGIFMAMTLVVFVGYGLFAASIRRHVVSRPGVLRWLRLTFAGAFVALGARLALAGR; this is encoded by the coding sequence TTGACCCCCGAATTCCTCCTCACCTGCCTCATCGTCGTCGTCTCGCCGGGAACCGGCGTCGTCTATACGCTGGCAGCCGGGCTGTCGCGCGGCGCCCGCGCCAGCATCGTGGCGGCCCTCGGCTGCACGCTCGGCATCATCCCGCACATGGCGGCGGCGATCCTCGGCCTGGCGGCGATCCTCCACGCCAGCGCCCTCGCCTTCCAGGCCTTCAAGTTCGCCGGGGTCGCCTACCTTCTCTACATGGCCTGGCGCACCCTCGGCGAAAGAGGCCCGCTCGACGTCGAGGCCGGTGCCGGCGAGCGCACCGCGTCGCAGGTGATGGCGGGCGCCGTGCTGGTCAATCTCCTCAATCCCAAGCTGTCGATCTTCTTCCTGGCCTTCCTGCCGCAATTCATCCAGGCCGACGATCCTCATCCCCTCGGCCGGGCGCTTCTCCTCGGCGGCATCTTCATGGCGATGACCCTCGTCGTCTTCGTCGGCTACGGCCTGTTCGCCGCCTCGATCCGCCGGCATGTCGTCTCGCGCCCGGGCGTGCTGCGATGGCTGCGGCTGACCTTCGCGGGCGCCTTCGTCGCGCTCGGCGCACGGCTGGCGCTGGCCGGCCGATAG
- a CDS encoding AraC family transcriptional regulator — translation MASAEFSMLRCGLAGVGAVEAETRHVFPRHWHEQYGIGVIHRGAQRSWSGRGMVEAGAGDVITVNPGEVHDGMPVGDGARAWTMLYVDPALIGALAADLSEGRTAFYEWSSPVISDGAAALRFRRAFAGLTGGDGESPASHGEELLLALLGAVPHEHSGFDGARAPESAIRRARQRIDDEPLAAVTLAELARDCGLSRFQLLRGFARATGLTPHAYLVQRRIDLARRLIAAGEGLAEAAAASGFADQSHMTRTFVRRYGLSPGRYAGALA, via the coding sequence GTGGCGTCGGCTGAATTCAGCATGCTGCGATGCGGCCTTGCCGGCGTCGGTGCCGTCGAGGCCGAGACACGCCACGTCTTTCCCCGGCACTGGCACGAGCAATACGGCATCGGCGTCATCCATCGCGGGGCGCAGAGATCCTGGAGCGGCCGGGGCATGGTCGAGGCGGGCGCCGGCGACGTGATCACGGTCAATCCAGGCGAGGTGCATGACGGCATGCCGGTCGGCGACGGCGCCAGGGCCTGGACCATGCTCTATGTCGATCCGGCGCTGATCGGGGCGCTCGCCGCCGATCTCAGCGAGGGGCGGACCGCCTTCTACGAATGGTCCTCGCCGGTGATCAGCGACGGCGCGGCGGCGCTGCGCTTCCGCAGGGCCTTCGCAGGCCTGACCGGAGGCGACGGCGAAAGTCCGGCGAGCCACGGCGAGGAGCTGCTGCTGGCCCTGCTCGGCGCCGTCCCCCACGAGCACAGCGGCTTCGACGGCGCGAGGGCGCCGGAATCGGCCATTCGCCGGGCAAGGCAGCGCATCGACGACGAGCCGCTGGCCGCGGTCACGCTGGCGGAGCTGGCGCGGGACTGCGGGCTCAGCCGGTTCCAGCTCCTGCGCGGCTTCGCCAGGGCGACCGGGCTGACGCCCCACGCCTATCTGGTGCAGCGGCGGATCGATCTCGCCCGCCGGCTGATCGCTGCCGGCGAGGGCCTCGCCGAAGCGGCCGCGGCCAGCGGTTTCGCCGACCAGAGCCACATGACGCGGACCTTCGTGCGCCGATACGGCCTGTCTCCCGGCCGCTATGCCGGCGCCCTGGCCTGA
- the htpX gene encoding zinc metalloprotease HtpX has product MSYIRTAILLAGMTALFMVVGLLIGGRGGMMIALLVAIATNLFAYWRSGDMVLSLYGAREVDARSEPGLYQLTADLARKAGLPMPRLYVIDSPQPNAFATGRDPAHAAVAVNTGLVQALSREEIAGVIAHELSHIKHRDTLLMTVTATLAGAIAMLANFGLFFSGNRNSNSLGPIGSILLAVLAPIAAMVVQMAISRSREYEADRLGAEISGNPLALASALAKIQNAAHSVPNEEAEANPATAHMFIINPLSGLRMDNLFSTHPDTANRIAALQAIAQRMGVPPRRRGGFVEGVNLDDLGHRRPPGGPFGGPWG; this is encoded by the coding sequence ATGTCTTATATCCGCACGGCCATCCTGCTTGCCGGCATGACGGCCTTGTTCATGGTGGTCGGCCTGCTCATCGGCGGCAGGGGCGGCATGATGATCGCGCTCCTCGTCGCCATCGCCACCAACCTCTTCGCCTATTGGCGCTCCGGCGACATGGTGCTCTCGCTGTATGGCGCACGCGAGGTCGATGCCCGCAGTGAGCCCGGCCTCTATCAATTGACCGCGGACCTCGCCCGCAAGGCCGGGCTGCCCATGCCGCGGCTCTACGTCATCGACAGCCCCCAGCCCAACGCCTTCGCCACCGGCCGCGACCCGGCCCATGCCGCCGTCGCCGTCAACACCGGCCTCGTCCAGGCGCTGTCGCGCGAGGAGATCGCCGGCGTCATCGCCCACGAGCTTTCCCATATCAAGCACCGCGACACGCTGCTGATGACGGTGACGGCGACGCTCGCCGGCGCCATCGCCATGCTCGCCAATTTCGGCCTGTTCTTCTCCGGCAACCGCAACAGCAACTCGCTCGGCCCGATCGGCAGCATCCTCCTCGCCGTCCTCGCCCCGATCGCCGCGATGGTCGTGCAGATGGCGATCTCCCGGTCGCGCGAATACGAGGCCGACCGGCTCGGCGCCGAGATCAGCGGCAACCCGCTCGCGCTCGCCTCGGCGCTCGCCAAGATCCAGAATGCCGCGCACAGCGTGCCGAACGAGGAGGCCGAGGCCAATCCGGCCACGGCGCACATGTTCATCATCAACCCGCTGTCCGGCCTGCGCATGGACAATCTGTTCTCGACCCATCCCGACACGGCCAACCGCATCGCGGCCCTTCAGGCGATCGCGCAGCGCATGGGTGTTCCCCCGCGCCGGCGCGGCGGCTTCGTCGAAGGCGTCAATCTCGACGACCTCGGCCATCGCCGGCCGCCGGGCGGGCCCTTCGGCGGCCCCTGGGGCTGA
- a CDS encoding L,D-transpeptidase: MPVLSRRLFVFGAPLFLAGCASSGRLASNAFFDGFGGSDYDYRRIYAASEDNGFPVPAIDLSKINPQFYRREVSDPTGEAPGTIVVDPDNHFLYHVHEDGMATRYGVGVGREGFGWHGKATIRRKAVWPTWTPPADMVRRDSEAAKYAGGMPGGPGNPLGARAMYLFQGNRDTLYRLHGTIDPSSIGKSMSSGCIRLLNQDIMDLFEHTPVGTHVVVLPSSGAVDDEAAM; encoded by the coding sequence ATGCCCGTTTTGTCCCGCCGTCTGTTCGTCTTCGGCGCACCTCTCTTCCTTGCCGGCTGTGCCTCCTCCGGGCGCCTCGCCTCCAATGCCTTCTTCGACGGCTTCGGCGGCAGCGACTATGATTATCGCCGCATCTATGCCGCCAGCGAGGACAACGGGTTTCCCGTTCCCGCCATCGATCTCAGCAAGATCAACCCGCAGTTCTACCGCCGCGAGGTCTCCGATCCGACGGGCGAGGCGCCGGGCACCATCGTCGTCGATCCCGACAATCATTTCCTCTACCATGTGCATGAGGACGGCATGGCCACGCGCTACGGCGTCGGCGTCGGCCGCGAAGGCTTCGGCTGGCACGGCAAGGCCACCATCCGCCGCAAGGCGGTCTGGCCGACCTGGACGCCGCCGGCCGACATGGTGAGGCGCGATTCCGAGGCGGCCAAATATGCCGGCGGCATGCCGGGCGGCCCGGGCAACCCGCTGGGCGCGCGGGCGATGTATCTCTTCCAGGGCAACCGCGACACGCTCTACCGCCTCCACGGCACCATCGATCCCTCCTCGATCGGCAAGTCGATGTCGAGCGGCTGCATCCGGCTCCTCAACCAGGACATCATGGACCTGTTCGAACACACGCCCGTCGGCACCCATGTGGTGGTGCTGCCGTCCAGCGGCGCCGTGGACGACGAAGCCGCGATGTGA
- the leuD gene encoding 3-isopropylmalate dehydratase small subunit — protein sequence MDKFTTLTGVAAPLDITNVDTDMIIPKQYLKTIKRTGLGAGLFSEMRFNDDGSENPDFVLNKPAYRHAKILVAGDNFGCGSSREHAPWALLDFGIRCVISTSFADIFYNNCFNNGILPVVVSESDLEKLLDDARRGANATLTVDLEAQEIHGPDGGTVKFDIDPARKNKLLKGLDDIGETMERTPHIASFERKTAATRPWI from the coding sequence ATGGACAAGTTTACCACGCTGACCGGCGTTGCCGCGCCGCTGGATATCACGAACGTAGACACGGACATGATCATCCCGAAGCAATATCTCAAGACCATCAAGCGCACGGGGCTGGGCGCGGGCTTGTTTTCGGAAATGCGCTTCAACGACGACGGCAGCGAGAACCCCGACTTCGTCCTCAACAAGCCGGCCTATCGCCACGCCAAGATCCTGGTGGCGGGGGATAATTTCGGCTGCGGCTCCTCACGCGAGCACGCTCCCTGGGCCCTGCTCGACTTCGGCATACGCTGCGTGATCTCCACCTCCTTCGCCGACATCTTCTACAACAACTGCTTCAACAACGGCATCCTGCCGGTTGTGGTCTCGGAATCCGATCTCGAGAAATTGCTGGACGACGCCCGCCGCGGCGCCAATGCGACGCTCACGGTCGATCTGGAGGCCCAGGAGATCCACGGCCCCGACGGCGGCACCGTCAAGTTCGACATCGATCCGGCCCGCAAGAACAAGCTCCTCAAGGGCCTCGACGATATCGGCGAGACCATGGAGCGGACGCCCCACATCGCCAGCTTCGAGCGGAAGACGGCCGCCACGCGTCCCTGGATCTGA